From a region of the Apibacter sp. B3706 genome:
- a CDS encoding respiratory nitrate reductase subunit gamma, with translation MFKSFSTLNKPALLKATIATLLIIALVFIGSRNLQNFDAALIAYLFGAVFCVFGVTYRYSIWLQRPPTKMYWRRSWQFFFSKHFIAYAIRGLKLFCQNILFQKFIYPRGRTRWIGHFMLATGCLIAFCITFPLTFGWIHFTLESGSMSTYEAHMFGFKVMDFQLGSFFAFLVFHALVWCSILVIIGSIMMMKRRLTNGGLIATQTFDGDWLPLLLLIAISLTGIGIVFDYTYLDGKTNQFMSVSHAVTVILFLVWMPFGKFFHIFQRPAQLGANIYKTEGIRQGMAVCPHTKEEFATKMHVNDLKTVTKELGFDFTLEDGSSHLDYSPEGKRSALAIAHLKARKESGSFFG, from the coding sequence ATGTTTAAATCATTTAGTACACTTAATAAACCGGCATTATTAAAAGCAACTATTGCTACACTCTTAATTATTGCCTTAGTTTTTATAGGTTCGCGCAATCTTCAAAATTTTGACGCCGCATTAATAGCCTATTTATTTGGAGCTGTCTTTTGTGTATTTGGAGTAACCTATCGGTATTCCATTTGGTTGCAACGTCCGCCAACTAAAATGTATTGGAGACGTTCTTGGCAGTTTTTTTTCAGTAAGCATTTTATCGCTTATGCAATAAGAGGACTTAAATTATTTTGTCAAAATATACTTTTTCAAAAATTTATATACCCGAGAGGTCGAACCCGATGGATAGGACATTTTATGTTAGCCACCGGTTGTTTGATCGCATTTTGTATAACTTTTCCGCTAACTTTCGGTTGGATACATTTTACCTTAGAATCAGGTTCAATGTCCACCTATGAAGCTCATATGTTTGGTTTTAAAGTAATGGATTTTCAATTAGGATCTTTCTTTGCTTTTTTAGTATTTCATGCCTTGGTTTGGTGTTCTATATTAGTTATCATCGGTTCAATTATGATGATGAAAAGAAGGCTTACCAACGGAGGCTTAATAGCAACGCAAACATTTGACGGAGATTGGTTACCGCTACTTTTGTTGATAGCCATATCATTAACAGGAATAGGAATTGTTTTCGACTATACCTATTTGGACGGAAAAACCAATCAATTCATGTCAGTTTCTCACGCGGTTACTGTGATATTATTTTTAGTATGGATGCCGTTTGGAAAATTTTTCCACATATTCCAACGTCCGGCGCAACTAGGTGCCAATATATATAAAACAGAAGGTATAAGACAAGGTATGGCGGTGTGTCCTCACACCAAAGAGGAATTTGCTACCAAAATGCACGTTAATGACCTTAAAACTGTTACCAAAGAATTGGGATTTGACTTTACCTTAGAAGACGGTAGCAGTCATTTAGACTATAGCCCGGAAGGAAAACGATCAGCCCTTGCAATCGCTCACCTCAAAGCTAGAAAAGAATCCGGTAGTTTCTTCGGATAA
- a CDS encoding MFS transporter, whose product MGTWLKEWKPEDNNFWESTGKKIAWRTLTITTISLTLSFIVWYLMSGIVTKLPGIGFNFTEKELFWLASLPGLAAGTLRIVHTFLIPIYGTRHTVTFSTLIKLIPVIGIALAVMNPETPFWVFAVLAFTMGFGGGDFSSFMPSTNMFFPARLKGTALGVQAGIGNFGVSIVQFLTPALLGVAIVGAPEILKTTDPITHEVTTKPIYLQSPALIYAPILIIMTLVCWFGLRSIPLKSSFKEQLGIFKIKHTWFCTITYFMTFGTFSGLAAAFPLMIKSLYGDFPGAPDPLKYAFYGPLIGSASRVAFGFVADRVGGAVLTTITGLGFAGCIAVMITMGLVAPTSIDQFPLFLAMMLTIFFFSGMGNAGTFRQFPIIFKDNPVYSAGVIGWTAAIAAYGPFIFSMIIGAELQSSKASGLKSVNSFFWGILIFSLLATAINWYYYQRKGAERPS is encoded by the coding sequence ATGGGTACATGGCTAAAAGAATGGAAGCCTGAAGACAATAATTTTTGGGAATCTACAGGTAAGAAAATAGCTTGGAGAACATTGACAATAACTACAATATCCCTAACACTATCATTTATCGTATGGTATTTAATGAGTGGTATTGTAACTAAACTTCCGGGTATAGGTTTTAACTTTACCGAAAAAGAGCTATTCTGGTTAGCTTCACTTCCCGGATTAGCAGCCGGAACTTTGCGTATTGTCCATACTTTCTTAATCCCAATTTACGGGACAAGACATACGGTTACATTTTCTACCTTAATAAAATTAATACCGGTAATCGGTATAGCTTTAGCAGTAATGAATCCTGAAACTCCATTTTGGGTATTTGCTGTATTGGCTTTTACCATGGGATTCGGAGGTGGAGACTTTTCATCTTTTATGCCTTCAACCAATATGTTTTTCCCGGCTCGTTTAAAAGGAACAGCTTTAGGAGTACAAGCAGGTATTGGTAATTTTGGAGTAAGTATCGTACAATTTTTAACTCCGGCTTTATTGGGAGTAGCCATTGTAGGAGCTCCGGAAATTTTAAAAACTACCGATCCTATTACTCATGAAGTAACGACCAAACCAATTTATCTACAAAGCCCGGCTTTAATATATGCACCGATACTAATAATAATGACTTTAGTTTGTTGGTTTGGCTTACGAAGCATCCCTTTAAAATCATCTTTTAAAGAACAATTAGGGATTTTCAAAATCAAACATACTTGGTTTTGTACAATTACCTATTTTATGACATTCGGAACTTTCTCCGGACTTGCAGCAGCATTTCCTTTAATGATAAAATCATTATATGGAGACTTTCCGGGAGCTCCGGATCCGTTAAAATATGCATTTTATGGTCCATTAATCGGTTCTGCCAGTAGAGTAGCTTTTGGATTCGTTGCAGATAGAGTAGGAGGAGCCGTATTAACAACAATTACAGGTCTAGGATTTGCCGGTTGTATTGCAGTTATGATTACTATGGGATTGGTAGCACCGACTTCCATAGATCAATTTCCTTTATTTTTAGCTATGATGTTAACCATATTCTTTTTCTCAGGAATGGGAAATGCGGGAACTTTCAGACAATTTCCTATCATTTTCAAAGATAATCCGGTATATTCTGCAGGAGTAATAGGGTGGACAGCAGCTATCGCAGCCTACGGACCGTTTATCTTTTCAATGATTATTGGAGCTGAATTACAATCATCTAAAGCTTCAGGATTGAAAAGTGTAAATTCTTTTTTCTGGGGAATACTTATATTTTCACTTTTAGCAACTGCTATAAATTGGTATTATTATCAAAGAAAAGGAGCTGAAAGACCAAGCTAA
- a CDS encoding MFS transporter produces MSTKLLQSHKILFLNTLAFTVCFACWTLNGVLVTYLVDKGIFDFSVVETGWLLGIPVLTGSLLRLPIGILTDKFGGKYVFAGLLLFCSIPLFLLPMAKSFWVFALLSFLFGFVGTSFAIGVGYTSVWYPKEWQGRALGIFGMGNAGAALTTFFAPTLLNYFSKNDPDNGWKMLPITYATVLLVIGILFLLFAKNKKPAGNARNLNQMLSPLKKGRVWRFGLYYLLVFGFFVAYSQWLVPNFMNVYGTSLVVAGMFASYFSLPSGVIRAFGGYLSDKFGARKVMYWVLGSSVALSFLLMFPKMDIYTDGQGVSAAKKGIVTKITANSVTVDTKEYVIKEKEDRADKKKDIFPTKESWQEIVVKENQQVNKKDLLAKGITEISFDANMWVYLVLVICIGISWGIGKAAVYKHIPEYFPNEVGVVGGMVGLIGGLGGFIGPIIFGYFLNYTGLWTSSWILIFIISLTCLICMHRVILKMTREKMPEIYNDIEKK; encoded by the coding sequence ATGAGCACTAAATTACTTCAATCTCACAAAATACTTTTTTTAAATACATTAGCCTTTACGGTTTGCTTTGCCTGTTGGACACTCAATGGTGTTTTAGTAACTTACTTAGTAGATAAAGGCATATTTGATTTTTCTGTGGTAGAAACGGGATGGCTGTTGGGAATTCCTGTTTTAACAGGGTCACTTTTACGACTACCTATCGGAATTTTAACGGATAAATTCGGCGGTAAATATGTATTTGCAGGTTTACTTCTGTTTTGTTCCATTCCTTTATTTTTACTGCCTATGGCCAAATCATTTTGGGTATTTGCTTTATTAAGCTTTTTATTTGGATTTGTAGGAACAAGCTTTGCTATAGGAGTAGGGTATACCTCTGTTTGGTATCCTAAAGAATGGCAGGGAAGAGCTTTGGGAATTTTTGGAATGGGGAATGCAGGAGCAGCTTTAACCACTTTTTTTGCACCGACTCTTTTAAACTATTTTTCAAAAAATGATCCCGATAACGGATGGAAAATGCTTCCGATAACTTATGCAACAGTGTTGTTGGTTATAGGAATTTTATTTTTACTATTTGCAAAAAATAAAAAACCGGCTGGAAATGCCAGAAATTTGAATCAGATGTTATCTCCATTAAAAAAAGGGAGAGTATGGCGTTTCGGTTTATATTATTTATTAGTATTCGGTTTTTTCGTAGCTTATTCTCAATGGTTGGTTCCCAACTTCATGAACGTTTATGGAACGTCTCTAGTAGTAGCAGGAATGTTTGCTTCTTACTTTAGTCTTCCTTCAGGAGTAATTAGAGCCTTTGGGGGATATCTTTCAGATAAATTTGGAGCAAGGAAAGTTATGTATTGGGTATTAGGCTCTTCTGTCGCATTAAGTTTCTTATTAATGTTCCCTAAAATGGATATTTATACGGATGGACAAGGAGTTTCTGCAGCCAAAAAAGGAATAGTAACTAAAATTACGGCAAATAGCGTAACTGTTGATACTAAAGAATATGTAATTAAAGAAAAAGAAGATAGAGCAGACAAGAAAAAAGATATATTTCCAACTAAAGAATCTTGGCAAGAAATTGTTGTAAAAGAAAACCAGCAGGTTAACAAAAAAGATTTATTAGCCAAAGGAATTACTGAAATCAGTTTTGATGCAAATATGTGGGTTTATTTAGTATTGGTAATATGTATAGGAATTTCTTGGGGAATAGGAAAAGCAGCTGTTTACAAACATATACCTGAATATTTTCCTAATGAAGTTGGAGTGGTAGGAGGCATGGTAGGCCTTATCGGTGGATTGGGAGGATTCATCGGACCAATTATTTTTGGATATTTTCTTAATTATACAGGATTGTGGACCAGTTCTTGGATATTAATATTTATTATTTCATTAACCTGTCTAATTTGTATGCACAGAGTAATATTAAAAATGACTCGTGAGAAAATGCCTGAAATTTATAATGATATAGAAAAAAAATAA
- a CDS encoding RrF2 family transcriptional regulator, translated as MFSKTSEYAIKIMIYLSANSTVDNLRQVKEVSEALGTPGPFTAKILQQLVKAGLLFSMKGKNGGFTLSRELGEIKISDIVIAVDGEKSINRCLLGLKDCSSENPCPLHHKFYKIKDDFKNYVLDSTLEV; from the coding sequence ATGTTTTCAAAAACAAGTGAATACGCAATTAAAATTATGATATATCTAAGTGCTAACAGTACAGTAGATAATTTGCGTCAAGTCAAAGAGGTAAGTGAAGCATTAGGCACTCCCGGGCCATTTACTGCTAAAATTTTGCAGCAATTGGTTAAAGCAGGTTTATTGTTTTCAATGAAAGGTAAAAACGGCGGGTTCACTTTAAGCAGAGAACTGGGGGAAATCAAGATTTCTGATATAGTTATAGCGGTAGACGGAGAAAAATCTATAAATCGATGCCTTTTAGGTTTAAAAGATTGTTCTTCAGAAAACCCTTGTCCTTTACATCATAAATTTTATAAAATTAAAGACGATTTTAAAAATTATGTTTTGGATTCAACCTTAGAAGTCTAA
- a CDS encoding RrF2 family transcriptional regulator — protein sequence MFSKSCEYAIRATIFVGAQSFKGNKPGLKDISAEINSPEAFTAKILQTLVRHHIITSHKGPSGGFSIPINSLSEIKVYDIVSATDGDSIFTGCALGLPKCSENHPCPAHHKFKAIRNQLQDTLQSISIEDMIRDVISGLTFLKITN from the coding sequence TTGTTTTCGAAGAGCTGTGAATATGCTATTAGAGCGACGATATTTGTTGGTGCGCAATCTTTTAAAGGAAATAAACCGGGTTTGAAAGATATTTCTGCAGAAATTAATTCTCCGGAGGCGTTTACCGCTAAAATCTTACAAACTTTAGTTAGGCATCATATAATTACTTCCCATAAAGGACCTTCGGGTGGGTTTAGTATTCCTATTAATTCTTTATCGGAAATTAAAGTATACGACATTGTATCAGCTACTGATGGAGATTCAATTTTTACGGGATGTGCATTGGGATTACCCAAATGCTCGGAGAATCACCCTTGCCCTGCTCACCATAAATTTAAGGCTATTCGGAATCAATTACAGGATACTCTCCAATCAATCAGTATTGAAGATATGATTAGGGATGTAATTTCCGGTTTAACTTTTTTAAAAATAACAAATTAA
- the ric gene encoding iron-sulfur cluster repair di-iron protein: protein MEHNWNATIGEIVAENYQTASVFSKYGIDFCCKGDRTIEQACDKKSIDIKELTDQLNEAIAVREENIDFKSWPLDLLADYIEKIHHQYIREKSPSLLKFLNKVQKVHGFRHPELVEVYHLFEASVNDLEAHIQKEERILFPFIRQLNEAKNKNLPFVTPHFGTVQNPIEMMKHDHDIEGERFKRICELTQNYTPPMEACNTYRVSFAMLDEFEQNLHKHIHLENNILFPKAIQLESSLN from the coding sequence ATGGAACATAATTGGAACGCAACTATTGGAGAAATTGTAGCAGAAAATTATCAAACAGCTTCCGTTTTCTCAAAATACGGTATCGATTTTTGTTGTAAAGGAGATAGAACCATCGAACAAGCTTGTGATAAAAAATCAATTGATATCAAAGAATTAACCGATCAACTCAATGAAGCAATAGCTGTTCGCGAGGAAAACATTGATTTTAAATCTTGGCCGCTGGATTTATTGGCAGATTATATTGAAAAAATCCATCATCAATATATTCGTGAAAAAAGTCCTTCATTGTTAAAGTTTTTAAATAAAGTACAAAAAGTTCATGGTTTTAGGCATCCCGAATTAGTAGAAGTTTATCATTTATTTGAAGCCTCTGTAAACGATTTAGAAGCACATATACAAAAGGAGGAAAGAATTTTATTTCCTTTTATCCGTCAATTAAATGAAGCTAAAAATAAAAATTTACCCTTTGTAACTCCTCATTTTGGTACTGTACAAAATCCTATTGAGATGATGAAGCACGATCATGACATTGAAGGTGAACGATTTAAAAGAATTTGCGAATTAACTCAAAATTATACTCCTCCCATGGAGGCTTGCAATACGTATCGTGTATCTTTTGCTATGCTGGATGAATTTGAGCAAAATTTACACAAACATATTCATTTGGAAAATAATATTTTATTTCCAAAAGCTATACAATTGGAATCTTCTTTGAACTGA
- a CDS encoding secondary thiamine-phosphate synthase enzyme YjbQ, which produces MVSQIEIVLKERARGFHLITDEIINKLPPLPPIGILHLFIKHTSAGLAINENADPDVRFDLENIFNHLVKEGEPYYTHIYEGEDDMPSHAKSILSGASVSIPITNGKLNLGTWQGLYLCEFRNRGGNRKLVATILS; this is translated from the coding sequence ATGGTATCTCAAATAGAAATTGTGCTGAAAGAACGAGCCAGAGGTTTTCATTTGATTACGGATGAAATAATCAATAAATTACCACCCCTTCCTCCGATCGGAATACTCCATCTTTTTATAAAACATACATCTGCAGGCTTAGCCATCAATGAAAATGCCGATCCCGATGTCAGATTCGATTTAGAAAATATTTTTAATCATCTAGTTAAAGAAGGAGAACCTTACTATACCCATATTTATGAAGGGGAAGATGATATGCCTTCCCATGCTAAATCCATACTTTCAGGAGCGAGTGTATCGATACCTATAACCAATGGTAAACTTAATTTAGGAACTTGGCAAGGCCTATATTTATGTGAATTTAGAAATAGAGGAGGAAACAGAAAACTGGTTGCTACTATATTAAGCTAG